One genomic window of Pseudostreptobacillus hongkongensis includes the following:
- a CDS encoding carbohydrate ABC transporter permease, whose product MEVKKRTPLSIFSMVLLICFAIFFIFPFYWIFTGSFKLQDVAISIPPQWFPVTPTLDNYRQLLVPNTLRWFFNSVFISFSTTVLVCVTAALAGYALAKKSFPGVNVIFILFVAAMALPKQVILIPLLKFITELGWVDTYQALILPAVGWPFGVFLMKQFSHGVPNELLESAKIDGCGEIKTFTSIVLPIIKPGIGALAIFTFIASWNDYFSQLIFTNSELMKTLPLGVASMSQAAEFSLNYGLLMAGAALASLPMIIVFLMFQSYFTQGVTMGAVKG is encoded by the coding sequence ATGGAAGTAAAAAAGAGAACACCACTTAGTATTTTTTCAATGGTATTATTAATATGTTTTGCAATATTTTTCATTTTTCCATTCTATTGGATATTTACTGGATCATTTAAATTACAAGATGTTGCAATTAGTATACCACCACAATGGTTTCCAGTTACACCAACATTAGATAATTACAGACAATTACTTGTACCAAATACATTAAGATGGTTCTTTAATTCAGTCTTTATATCATTTTCAACTACAGTTCTTGTATGTGTTACAGCAGCACTAGCTGGATATGCTTTAGCTAAAAAGAGTTTTCCAGGAGTTAATGTAATATTTATACTGTTTGTTGCTGCGATGGCATTACCTAAACAAGTAATTTTAATACCTTTATTAAAATTCATTACAGAACTTGGTTGGGTTGATACATATCAGGCTTTAATATTACCAGCTGTTGGTTGGCCATTTGGAGTATTTTTGATGAAACAATTTTCACATGGTGTACCAAATGAATTATTAGAATCAGCTAAAATAGATGGATGTGGTGAAATTAAGACATTTACAAGTATTGTTTTACCAATAATTAAACCAGGTATAGGAGCTTTAGCTATATTTACATTTATAGCAAGCTGGAATGATTATTTCTCACAATTAATATTTACTAATAGTGAACTTATGAAAACTTTACCTTTAGGAGTAGCTTCAATGTCACAAGCTGCAGAATTTTCATTAAATTATGGGTTATTAATGGCAGGAGCAGCCCTTGCATCATTACCTATGATAATAGTATTCTTAATGTTCCAAAGCTACTTTACTCAAGGTGTTACAATGGGAGCAGTAAAAGGATAA